Within the Thunnus thynnus chromosome 23, fThuThy2.1, whole genome shotgun sequence genome, the region TCATACTTTGGGTTAAATGTGACAGTGAAGGCACAGTCAATGATTCGCCCTGGAAACAAAGCAGAGCGACTTTCAGAGACTTAACAGCACTCGACCTCATTTTAAACAGAACATTTTCTAAAGCTCAACAGTTAAAGAACATCTGAGCTGGTTGCTTTCATTTGGAGTCGGTAAGAAGGATCAGTTTACAACTACGGCAACTGTAGAGGCCTAAACCAGCGATTCTGCTTGTTTTACTATAAACTAAACTGTAATTTACATCACTGTTCATCATTGTTGCAAGTCATGTTTCtgagttttgtgtatttttctataATTCTGGAAGCTGCTggtttaaagctgcaactattagtgAACAGTTGTTTCatcttttcaagcaaaaatgacaaaagttctttggttccagcttttcaaatgaaacaacaacataactaACTGGTTTaactacagttacagttaccataaataaacatgtaacagctgtcagcaggagTTCTGACTCCctgcaaagaaacacaaagcttgttttcatttttcacagcagcaactaaactgtttcactAACAGTTTTCACTATTAGTTTCCACTGAAAACCTACTGAACTGTGACTCCAGAGCCCTGAGTTTTTTGAGCAGTTACACTCATAACTTCTATAAAATCGCTCTTCTTTGTGCAACCAGTGccgtcgccccctgctggccgttagaAAGGATGCAGGTTTGTTTTTCAGACCTGCAGCTCGCCGTTTGGGCAGCCGCTTCAATCTGTAAAGTATCTGAACGTGCGTTACCGTTGATGTGTGTGCCGAAGTCGATCTTGCAGACGTCGTCGTACTGCAGGACAGTGGGGTCTCCGGCGTTGGGAGTGTAGTGGGCAGCGCAGTGGTTCAGAGAGCAGCCGGTGGGGAACGCCAAGCCGGCGTTCAGCCCGTTCTCCTTTATCAGCTTCCTGGAACAATCCTCCAACCGCTCGCTGAGGAGAGACGGACGTGAAACTGAGAATTAAACACTGTTCAACGGAGAAAATTAAGTTAAAACTCTGCAGAATCCAGGATTTAACTGTCTCACCAGATTTCGATCATGGTCATGCCGGGTTTCAGGAAGCTGCGGACATGCTGGCGGACCTGTCTGTGGGCCTCGGCTGCCTGTCTGAAGTCGTTCCACACTTCCTCGTTGGCTTTATCCAGCACCCGCTTCTCGTCGTTGGTCGTACGCCACGCCGCGCTGCGACTGAAGACGGACACAGATTTTATAACAAGGAAACTGGCAAAAAAACGCATCGATATTAAAGGGAGACTGATTATAGAAAAGGTGccttttgatttaaaaaaaaaaaaaaaaaaaaaattctaataaAAAGTCTTAATGAGGAATAAAACACTCTGAGCCATCAGTGGATTAACTCAACATGTTCCCGCCGCAGGCTGCAACTGGTTTTACAacgtaaaaacaacaatgaagcTGCTGACTCATCGTCTGGCCGCCGTCACCTGACCGGGGTCAGTGAGTTCGTCTGCACACAGTTAGCGACGTCTGTCTTTACAAGCAGCTTCAGAGTTATTATCACCACCCGACTTTTACTGACATGTAAATCAGAATATTTAAACATTGTTCACGTCTGAGTGGAATTTGTTCACATTCAAACTTTGACAGACTGTGATGAGCTCGTTCTCAAACCGTCTGCAGGTTAAATTTAGACATGAGAGCAGTTTTTAAAGCTAATTTAAACACCTGCAGTCGACCAGCCTCTCcctgaaaataaacatgtttttagtgtCCAGACACCAAATTCAATATTGTTAAATTAGAGGCAGGATGACTTTTTACACAACCTGCAAAATACGACACTGTGACTTAATTTGTGTGTCCAAACGAGCTTTTACACAACctttaattattttgatgatcgattaatcgtttgagtcattttccaagttaaaaatgccaaacgtgatggttctagcttctcaaatgagagactcttcttcttctcctcatctAAAATGAGAgtatattgaatattttgggggttttagatcactggtcagacaaaacaagacatcgctttgaactctgggaaattgtgatgactgtttttcactgtttctggACGTTTTATTGGCCGAACAGATTAATGGatcataaaaaataatccattagttgcagagctgctgcagcactTTTCAAATCAGAGGTTATGATGTGGTTTTTTGGAAGATGGAAAAGCAAAAGAGGGAGATAAGagacaataaaacaagaaaataatataaaaaaacgAGCATAACTGAGtgtaaaaccaacaaaataagatgttgaaagtcaagaaaaagacaaagaaaacaaacgtGCTCCGATGTGGCGTCTTACCCGTCCTGTGAGGTTGGATATTCACACTCCTGTCCAATGGGGAAAACTCCAGTTGGATATAAATCGCAGATGGGCACAGATGGGGGATCAGTCTGAGTTTTGGCTGcgaggaaaaaagacaaaaaaacatcaaactgacAAACCGACGTCTTACAGTAAAGGTCTGAATTTACAACACAAAGAGCCGAAAACGTGATCAACTTAcgtcctttcttcttctttttcttcttcttctttttccctgCAGTGTTTTCTCCGTCATCTCCATCTGTGCGAGCAAAGACGGGGGGGGGATTAGAACATCTGACATTTGACGCGTCGCCGCTGTGTCAACACAGCGGatggttgtgtgttttcaggcgTTACCTTCCTCGCcgtcctcctccttctctttgtcCTCTATCGCCTGCTTCTCCAGCTGTTTGGTCACGTCGGCGACTCCGTCCGTCTCCGCCTCGGTGCCTGCGGCGGCGAGGGGAAATAACGTCAATAACAATTACAAGCGCACACACTCCAATAGGCGATCTAACGAGCTTCAGCCGACAGGTGCTGCGTCAGCAAAAAGCTGCAcaaagaggagggagagcgcGGCTACGGTTGTGTTCGTTATCGGCTCgtgtgttgacttttttttttttatagttaaTCATCTAATTGTTAaattgagaaaaacaacaatattcaAGTCCAAGTTGACGTTATGAtgataaaagcagcaaatcctcacgtTTCAAAAAACTAGAACCAGaggttttcttgtatttttgccaaatgaaacaattaatcaattaacgaAATAGTTGACAATTAATCAATGTGGGAAAACAGCAGGTCTCTTAAAATATGTACAAAGCAGCTAAAACGAGAAAATTAATAATGAaggaagaattttttttaaactacagtgTTGAAttgggaaaaaataaatgtcattttattctgAAACACAGCtcatacaacaacataaaaattatttttatgggAACTTTGGCATAAAGACGAACCACAGACAAACCATTtagtaaaaatgttaaaacataaacatcttTTAACACGTCCATCTTCATTTTTGCCACTTTTTGATGACATTTCCTTTCTAGAGGAGGAGTACaactattttttctttctccacagCAAGAAGGTATTCAGGTTagtaacaaaacaacaaccaaaacataaataaacgtCAAGAAATTGTTTCTAGATGCAACTTTTATAAGGAAAAAGACAGTGGAAAACCACTGCAAAGTGACTTTATTATGAAAACTGATGTTATCTAATTATTCAGTTGTATTCCGGGTGGAAAGACTGGAAACACTTTGCTTTTAATCAACCTGtatcatgttttatgtgctATAAACACCTGACAGCTACTAAACTATCTTTAAATTGCAGCTGCTTTGTTGGAGTTTGGATTTAAACGTATTCACGTGTTTAATCtggttgatttattttaaaaaaaatcctcctttCGAGTCCTTCAGTCTTATATAATAACTCTGACAAATTACGAAACAGGAAAACTTGGCTGATGCTCAACCGGAGGGGAATTAAAGCCAGAGGAAGCGGTTTGAGcagctgattttgtttttttcttctctcgATTCGAGTGATCGATGACTTTCTTTCTGTCGACCCAGTTAAACGTCTCTGATCCTGGTTGTGTCTCTGACCACAGCCCGGCGTGTTTCATGAGGCCTGACAGGCGCCGCAGCTACACAACCCACATGGCTAATGAGGATCTGCGTCAAGTCCGCCATGTTTCATCAGAGCGCTTCCGGCATGACTTTCAATATAAACGTCACGTTCGACAACACCAAGCCCATTTCTCTAGAATTTTATAACATGTTGATCTTTTATAACCATTTTCTGACCAATAAAGTGACGTTTCTTCCAAGATTATGTACGCGTTTACCACGCCAACCATTTTCTTCAGTAGTGTAAGAATAACATCTGCGTAGGTTTCtatttttgaatattaaaaGGCCACCAGAAACAGTTTTACTCATTCTGGTTTTGTCGTTATAATTTTTGAGgtgtaacataaaaaaaatcataacagATGACGTATAATCTCTGATCGTAAGATATGTTTGGAAAATATACTTTTTGATTCCAAGAGTTTTCATTAACATTGGCAAATAGAAGTGGATTTAtagaatttaattaattattaattgataTTGGATATTAATTGAAATAATATCCATACCAACAAATCGAAATATACATTTAACAAAAGTTTATTGATCTTAAATGAAATCGAACActtcaaccaatcagaggacTGTTAAAACAATTACTCTGTGCTTTTTTATTCTTGGTAAAACGTCCTGCGGGTCTCTATTAATGTTCATATcaacattaataaaaacttctttaaaataagttttattacacgtgtttttataatatataatcaaTATGTTTACCACGCACCTCCAGGCCTCCTTTACCAAGTAATTAGTTTAATGATCATAGTGACGACTTACGTGATCAGTCTGCTGATCTACAACCCAATAAATCAATCATTGTAAAATGATCTACAACCCAATATATCAATAATTTTAGGTTGATCCGCGACCCAATAAAGCACTAATTTAGCCACTTTTCCACGAGCAACGAGTCTGATGCCTTTATTTTGAAGGTATCCTCCCAGTGTTTCCGGGTGTGTTCATTCTGTCTACCTTGACTCCGCTCTACTCAGTAACattagcctgttagcctgttagcctgaAGCTGCTCGGGACTCTCTCACCTGTCGTGGCAGacttattcttcttcttcttctttttcttcttctttgcggTCTCCTCCACCGGCTCGGCCTCCTCCCGGTTCTCCTCCCGGTCCTCCGCCTCCCCGTTCAGCTCCCGGTCTGGGACGAGCTTCTGCTCCGCAGCCACGTCCGCCATGATctcaggctgctgctggaaGAGGAAGCGCCAGGGATTGTGGGAGTGCTGTTTGTGATGCTGCCTTCACGGACACTCGGAAtgtatacaataataataataatgataatgataacgatgatgatgacgacgacgatgacgaagatgatgatgaaaataataataataataataataataataataataataataattattattattattattattattattagtagtagtagtagtagtagtagtagtagtagtagtagtagtatattaTTATTggtgtgttttatattttatttacagtatatatatataatagtattgtattattattgtatggTGTTTGTATATTATAATTCTGcatctaacaattattttcattattggttaatctgtcgattattttctcaattaatcattgttgttgtttgtttctcaaagccaaaggtgacatcttcaaatgtttttgtttgtggttttattcacaacccaaagatattcagattaCTATCAAAGAgtactaaagaaaccagaaaatatccaTATCCAACATTtgagaatttgaacattttataattaatcagttatcaaggCAATAGTTGGCaaataatctattaatcattgCTCTACATTACTACATATACTGCACAAGTATTGCATATAATACAAATTATTTGAATAtgatgtatgtttatgtatattgtatttttagtCAACACTTAGTTTATGTACctagtttatttatattataatatttatattataattattatcatattatcagTAAAAGTCTAACAAGTCACTTAATTACTTCAGTGAGGATGCAGAGATTATTATCTCTATTgcacaaatatttgaaaaattccTTTACATAGACTATTCTAAGTAGAATTACAATGATTAGTTGCTTCATCAAtaagtcaattgacagaaaattaatcatcaattattttgataatcaaataatcattttagttatttttaaagtaaaaattacaaacatttactggttccagcttctcacaaTTGAGGATTTAATACTTTTCTTTATTGTACACagtagtaaactgaatatttttggtttggactgctggttggataaaatctaaaatctgaAGATGTTGCCTTGGACTAAttgacaaattaatcaataatgaaaatattcaatagttgcagccttaattctaacatattttaatttccttcatttctctAAATtcctttattatttatatcattCATTTAGttccttatgtttttttttctctaagcATGTCTCTCATGCTGCTTTAATGAGTGAATTTCCATCCCCTGGgaatcaataaagtcttattttATCTGATATTATTTAATAGCTAGGCTTACTAACGTATGTCGTCAGAAATCGGAGCTTCTGGAGAGACATTGAACGCAGCACAAAGTAAAACATGCTGAATCAGCTAAAGTGGAGTTTCTGCACCGAACAGTGAGTCTAATGAAGAAATATCCCGtgaagtgacagaaataaagtaTTAAACTGCACTAATGACCTGATCAATGAAAAAGGAGCAAATAAGACATTAAGTACACTAAATACAGAATACAAAACGGAATAGATTAAATTGAAATAATCAATTAAACTAATATATTTGAAGAAGCAAGATATTGGATTATTTATGTGTTAAATTTTTCCacacaaatatgtttatattttataaaatcttAAGCACCAGTTGCAGTAACAGAattggccactagatggcaaaGCTGTAACAGTAAATGATCTAATTAAATAATGTCACTAATAAAGTTGTGTTCTTCTTTATATTTAGAAGCTCTTTCACTACTTGAtgcacattttgttatgttcaTGACATGTTACAGGACAGTTTCGGTATGTGTGGCCTTAGTGGTAGTCAAATCCTTCCATGATGTGTTTAAAGCTGAGCTTTAAAGTCAAGAGATAGAGTTACTGAAATGTGGTGTTCCCCCTTCTTAGATGTATTAAATCCCCGAGACAGGAGGACTTAAAAGTTAAGTCTTCAGTCCACCACATCAGGTTTCTCCTGCAAAGAAAAAGGCAAGAACAGCTTAAAGGGGAAGCAGCAGCTGTTGTGGGTCAGACAAATGCAGAATCCCACAAAACATATCAAGTAACACCACCAAACCTGTTTCTGACtggcaaacagacaaacatgagtGTCAGAAAAGACTTCAGGATACATCGAACACTTCCAgaatgatattttattttcacattggAAAAAATGCAGGAGGGGTAATAGACCTCACCCCCCCCCCTGAGGGGAGGGTGCAGGGAGGGGTCAGGACAAGGCAGACATGGTGACAAGAAAGACTTGGGGCGgggtaggaggaggaggaggaggtggtggagggggcacacacacatcagggcTGTCACTCTTATGGCAACTTcatatgaaacaaacaaaaaaaaaagttatagaTTGCCCTCACATGAGAGAaaatgcttcttcttcttcttttttatttatttatattttaaaaatcacccCTCCTCTTCGTATCGGATTTTTAAacctcacagcagcagcacagctcaATGAATTCATGCCATCCACATCACACAATTCAGTCCATAAAGTGTCGAGTCATAAACGAGGCTTCCTGACCTTCCCTTTCCGCCGAGTGTAAACACAGACGCTCCGTggattgtttcttttttttttttttttttacatacaataGCATTGTATTCCAAATATGCCACTTGAAAATAGGATTGTGAATGTATGGTCGGCTATGTGTAACCCTATTGTGTCCAAtcaggtggggggggggggacgaaAATAAAGCGCTGACGGTAAAAATAGTGATCCACTTCCTCTTCTCGCAGAGCTCCCTCTAGCTCTCGTGGGTGTGTATGTATCTGTCCGCCTGATTGAATTAAGATCAGCTGATTCAACCTTCTGCTTtcctgacaaataaaataactcGGAGTGTTTTAAGTAAACTGCAATTAAAAccgtttttttatgtttcttacAATCTTTGTTTCCACATCTACCGAACGATTGTGAGATATACACTATGCGGATGTCACCAAGTAAACTGTAGACATTCTGGTCTTCCGACCTTAACACCATAAGGTCGTGTTTTTGTTGTAGTGGTTCTGGTACCTGAGTTTTAACAGCAAAAGAGCAGTAAGAATCGTGGGTAATGTAACACGGACGGATCGGTAACAGAGAGTGGCGTAAAATTTTGAAATATCTCCACACCATAAAACAGTTAAGATGTGACACAGACCCATCGATTAAAAGACACCCAGACAATCAGACATAAATACAGTCTCTGCTCAGTGCTCGGTTGCAGCAGCGGGGTTTGATTTCAGTCCTTCTCAGGGGTTCGTCTGTtgctttcctcttcttcttcttcttcatcttcttcttcatcctcctcgTCTCCGAACGTCTGCTCCTCCATGTTGATGAGCGAGTGCGAGCGCGCCGCCACCTGTGCGGCGAGGGCGGAGCTGAAGCTGAGAGCCTGCGAGCCGTGCATCTCCGTCAGTCTGTCCATCACAGTGACAGCGGGGACTTTCGGCTTCAGGAAGCAGTCCAGACCGTTCTGCGCCTCCCCTTCCTCCAGGACGCCGTCGTATTGGTGCAGCTCGgacgctcctcctcctcctctcgcaCAGACCGAAGTTCCTCCCGCCTCCCCTCCCTCAGCTTCCAAACCACAGCTGAACTCCGTCACCGGCTCTGTGGAGGGGTCAGGCCCCACCCTCTcgtcttttccttcctcttcctccccttcgTTTCCTGCAGCGCGCTCTGATAGGTGGTTTCCTTCTTCGTCTCCACTTTCTGCTGAGCCCACAGAGACCGGAGCGCCTGAAGGCTCCACGGCAGGATCTGAACCGTCACTGCGAGCTGAAGGCGGCACAGCAGCTGCAAGAACGAAgaagaaatgtttaatttaggGTTGGACTGATACATAAATTTTGACCTTGAATTACAAATGTGATACAGATGAGTCAGTCATACATGTTCTGATTAATATCACACTGATGGTGTATTTAACTGTAATGCAACAGTTTGACTGGATTAGTGCTGCAACTAGTTAAAATTATGTTCATCAATGTTTAATCTACAGGCTATTTCTGTCATAATCAATATACTattagttgtttagtctataacatgtaagaaaatagttaaaaatacaaaagttaacatcttcaaattgcttgttttgtgtaactaacagtcaaaaacccaaagagatttatttataataatataaaacagtaaatcatcacatctgagaggcTGGATCGAGTgaattttttgtgtttttgttgcataaacaactattaaataattaaaattgttGTGAAATGAAGCTTTTCACTTGACTTTACACTTGTGCTGAAACAATTCATCAACTGTTCAATCGATAGAAACATAATCATTAACAACTCTGATAGTAATCGCTTAAGTCTCATCAAGAAAAACAATCAGATATTTTTAAGTTAAGCGTCTCAAAAGTGGCAACTTAGTGTTCTCACTCTTTCATATCATctattgaatattttggggcaTTTGGACAGTTTGACAGCGTTACCTTGAGCATTAGGAACTTGTGAAGGtcacttttttacttttatttatagaCAGTTGCAGTGCAGATAATCTCTGGTCTTTCCTTCCCTGAATTTGCTGCCTAAATATAGAAAAGGAAGTACACACGTACTACCTcgtattatcatcatcatcctgaGTGTTAGCCAAGTGCCGGCTTGTACAGTAACAAGGTCTAAACACTTTgccagtaataaaaaaaatgtgggaGAAACATGGAGACGGGATGAAAACAGGCGAATAAACAGCAACCAGGAAAACCCACCATCAGTCAAACCCACCAGCTTCATCATATTTAAATTATCACAGAGGAGAGATGACACTGTTCAGTGCAGACCTTGGTCGTTGAAGAGCAGCtgcttcctcttcatcctctcgCCCTCGGACGCACGGAAGCCCAGCACAGCTTTGAGCTCTGACAGGACGCGACGAgactcctccctctccctgcgCTGGCGTTCCCGTTCCTCCGGTGTCAACATGTCGCACCAAGAACCCCTGCCTTCACCGTCCGAGTCCGAGTCCGACACGTAGGCCTCCCACTCCTGAAACGAAGCGGGGGGGAGAGATTGACGACGGGGAAACGAGAAAAGAGATGTAGCGAAATCAGCTCTAGATTCGAATCGGACACTCGTGGATCATCTTACCAGCTCCTCCGGTACCGGGTCTCTGTCCAGGATCAAGGGGTaggaaggaggaggagcagggatCTCGGGTACAGGAGGACCACAATGCTCCGCGCACTCAGCATTACCTGCAGAGATGATGTGCACTGATATTattgaaacaaattaaaaaaatgatgatcTCAACAACTTATTTCTGGAGTTTGGTTTGGTTGTGTGTTTCTTGTCTTAAATTCTGGGGGAGACACGTACTTCCTATATGACTGGCAGTAGTTTTGAATCACGGCAAAGGAAGGGGGAAGGAGGAAGTCTGCGCTAAAAATAGCCTCAGTTTAGCCTCAGACGTATATGTGGAAACCGATATACGTCTAAAGAAGGGGTGTCACTGCTTTGTCTTGCACATATTTTATAGTAAATTGGGAAATTATGTGTGAGGAAACATCTGTAACACCGTGGAAAGTCTGACTCTGCTCACCCGGACAGGCGTTGGCCCGTCTCAGCATGCGCTCCACCTGGGTGATGGTGTCCTCCCAGCAGCCGGAGCTGGCTTGCATGTGCGGTTGCAGCTGGTGCAGCCGGTCACTGAGGTCCTTGTAGCCCTCCAGTGTCAACTCCGCCAGTTCTTTGGACACCATCAACTTCTCCAGGTCGTCCTCCAGAATGATCATCCTGAAGATATCGCAcaaagaagagggaggaggaatgTAACAAAAAGCGCACAAGAAATCTAGCTAGACTCGGGTTTAAAATAGACGCAGATTCGTAGAAGGGCACAAACTGGAGGTGTGATTACCTGCTGGCTTTTAGGTCTCTAGTGTGAAACGTGAAAGGTCATTAAATGGCACTTTTATATTCTGTGTACTGATTGAAGTGCCTTTTTCTAGTCTTCAACACACTTCTCACTTGTCTCagagtttaaaaatacatcCCAAAACCTaattcttctgtttctcttaaTCACCACCAGCTCCTTTCTGATTGCTATGACTTTTACCTGGATATACAtccaaaaaaaatcatatttacaaCCCCAGTTTCCATCTTTTTATgtacttattttatttactgtgtgttaTTACTGCTTTGCTTGTACAGCGACCCAGTTTCCTCCATATTGgtcattaaagtttcatcttaTGGGAGGTGTAAAATgaggccagtgtgtgtgtgtgtgtgtgtgtttgtgtgtctcactcGCTGAGCACAGCCTTGAGGTGCAGCTGGAGGCTTCGGATGGAGGTGTGCAGGGTGTTGAGCTCTCGGCATTTCTCCCTGGCTCGCCCGGTCCTGTCGGAGCCCGTCGTCCTCGGCTGGGTCTCGAAGTGGCGGTGGAAGTCGTAGCTGCGCTGCACTTCACCGAGACAGCTGGCCAGAGCGTGATGGAGGGGCTCGGTCACCGCGGCGATGGACCGGTGTAACGCTGGCGTAGGAGGAGGGGAGTTGTCTCCTTTTGGACCGACCTCTTCTTGCTCCTCTATTCGCCGCGGTGACAGGAGGAGAGCAAGTCGACGGAAACATTCAGAGCTTTGTCCCACCCACAGCTGGAACAGCATCTGCAGGAGGACAAACCAACAAACACTGACTAAATACCATTCATGCAGAAAAGTACAACCCACTCCTTTCTTGGACTTTGCTTTCTTAACTGTCAAGGGTTTcttgtttcagtctttttaccTCAAGAGCAAAATTGAGGTCAGTTCATGAATACGCTACTTGAGTTTCACGCCATCGACCTACTCAAAGCTCTGACAAATCTGTAAAGAGTTTGCAAGACACTGAGCTTACAGGTTGAAAGCAGAGAGGTGGATTAAGTGGATTGAGAGACGTTTCTATGGACTTTTTTGGTTCTATTTTTTCCCGCCGCTACCAGCACGCCCTGGTTCCCCCTCAGGCTTTACCTTCAGGGCAGGCAGGCTGTAGTCGTCTGTAAGCTCCTGGGCCTGTTCGTCACCCAGGTGCTCGATTCCCAGGCCGAGGCCCAGCTCCTTAAGAGGCACCGCAGACACATAGTTGGTCACGTTATCGATCTCAGAATTCAGAGGGAACGTTGGGAAGCGTTAAGGACACGTCACccttaaaaatgtgtgtatttacagaCATATTCATCTATTCAAATGTGTTACTTCAAATGCGTTTTTATGTCTATAAATGACTTAAAGGCATCAACTTTAAAAGTCGTCATATGAGACCCTGAAGAATCAACATTCTCCTCTTGCTTAGTAACAACTGTTAACctcaaaatcatatttttcccTTTAACCTTTTCACATCTATACTCAagttatgtactgtatatctgacTGCTTTTGGATGCAACAGTATCTTTAAGCAAGTGTCACATTATTCCAAAGCCCTAGACACAAGGAGAGCAGGCACTATGGTAAAGGAATGTCATCTTTTGACTGAGGTAGTTCATGAGTTAAGGacatatgaacatttaaaagaGACGTTATGATGCTGACTGCTTTTTAGTGACCTGATTCaacaacagagaagaagaagagctggTTGTTTGTCAATATGTCTGCAGAAAAGAAAGTATAAGTTCTCAGCTTTACACTAATAACCAAATCCAGTCGCTACAAAACAGGCCATATTCAGGCCGTTATTCTCGACAGGTGAAGGATATGCCTTGAGCATGTGACAGGTGGCTCTTCGCGAGGCTCTGAAGGCAGAGCGGAGCGCCCGGTACAGGGCCTTCCTCA harbors:
- the metap2a gene encoding methionine aminopeptidase 2 translates to MADVAAEQKLVPDRELNGEAEDREENREEAEPVEETAKKKKKKKKKNKSATTGTEAETDGVADVTKQLEKQAIEDKEKEEDGEEDGDDGENTAGKKKKKKKKKKGPKTQTDPPSVPICDLYPTGVFPIGQECEYPTSQDGRSAAWRTTNDEKRVLDKANEEVWNDFRQAAEAHRQVRQHVRSFLKPGMTMIEICERLEDCSRKLIKENGLNAGLAFPTGCSLNHCAAHYTPNAGDPTVLQYDDVCKIDFGTHINGRIIDCAFTVTFNPKYDKLLEAVKDATNTGIKNAGIDVRLCDVGEAIQEVMESYEVELDGKTYQVKPIRNLNGHSIGQYRIHAGKTVPIVKGGEATRMEEGEVYAIETFGSTGKGVVHDDMECSHYMKNFDVGHVPIRLPRAKHLLNVVNENFGTLAFCRRWLDRLGESKYLMALKNLCDLGIVDPYPPLCDTKGCYTAQFEHTILLRPTCKEVVSRGDDY